In Pseudomonas sp. Leaf58, one DNA window encodes the following:
- a CDS encoding bifunctional DNA primase/polymerase — MSDRPTPTTADWARRYIETFGLALVPIEPGEKGPKGAGWNKPGGYFTNASKAEAFWTTSPNHNLGVVLGPSGVCSLDVDDVELTRQVLQQTLGLDVDALADAYPTSVGNPERFRVMFRVPEGVELSRHALVWPNKNDPDGTIYKGLMAQVKAAMDEGDADREAAFRMAAEPFKKVTVFELRGGLVQDVLPPSIHPGTRKPYIWRTPPASEGLPELPADLLAIWQDWDEFKPKGEGVCPWKPKAATPAPAALPMAKPSTAAARSGDRLPEVIPEFNRIHDIATMIEAHGYKRIDGKWLSPHSSSGLPGVTITEGKLYSHHTSDPLANGHKNDAFDVFCILMHDGDQRAATRAAARILGIDAKSRPPAPPPLGELPRAPSVVEPAELPPVVDRNAEHLPRTPSDVEAISPADSSATGGAGGDTLDIDAAMRRFALVEGSTNVWDLDKGRSMKRTGFEALVGKPLSKAWMERTDKKLIASEQVQELEQARKMSSKKGGALKLEPLDRYIYIDGTKEAWDREKKRRLPEGSVKMALGDAYQLWLNSPERRVVDVDHIVFDPTMTKDPAIYINTFEGLPLEPVRDDAACENLRWLISFLCNNDAEALDWLVKWLAYPLQHMGAKMDTAILFHSTMEGSGKSLLFADVMGELYGRYGATVGQAQLEGNFNAWQSGKLWAVFEEVVSRDQRYNQVGKIKHMITGKTVRMESKFINGWEESNHMNSAFLSNEIMPWPISEDDRRMLVMWPMETLPAERQKAIARELANGGVAALYGWLLDVDLEDFNQRTRPPKTEARQRLVELSRTAWQTFFYLWRNGELGHGLWGCCLTSDVYAMFLEWCSHNKENSMSHTKFSLMFSAKVEKTRPIPWTDGSSRRFAAFFVPCEGDPSLPPSMKSAELGKTVVEWRARAKLAGWSVDGWDHIKRLAA; from the coding sequence ATGAGCGACCGCCCAACTCCTACCACAGCTGATTGGGCGCGGCGTTACATTGAAACCTTCGGTCTGGCTCTGGTTCCTATCGAACCGGGTGAAAAGGGGCCGAAGGGGGCCGGATGGAACAAGCCTGGTGGCTATTTCACGAATGCCTCGAAGGCGGAAGCGTTCTGGACCACGAGCCCGAATCACAACCTCGGTGTTGTGCTCGGGCCGAGTGGTGTCTGCTCGCTCGATGTTGATGATGTCGAGCTGACCCGACAGGTGCTGCAGCAGACGCTTGGACTCGATGTCGATGCACTCGCTGACGCATACCCTACCTCCGTGGGCAACCCTGAACGATTCCGCGTGATGTTCCGCGTCCCTGAGGGGGTGGAGCTGAGTCGCCATGCCCTGGTTTGGCCAAACAAAAACGACCCGGATGGCACCATCTACAAAGGGCTCATGGCGCAAGTGAAGGCTGCCATGGACGAGGGTGATGCAGACCGCGAGGCCGCCTTCCGCATGGCGGCTGAGCCTTTCAAGAAAGTGACGGTCTTCGAGTTGCGAGGTGGCCTGGTGCAGGACGTATTGCCACCTTCCATTCACCCAGGCACTCGCAAACCTTACATATGGCGTACCCCTCCGGCATCTGAAGGCTTGCCAGAGCTGCCTGCCGACTTGTTGGCCATCTGGCAGGATTGGGATGAGTTCAAGCCGAAGGGGGAGGGCGTTTGCCCGTGGAAACCGAAGGCGGCAACGCCTGCGCCTGCAGCTCTTCCCATGGCCAAGCCATCAACAGCTGCAGCACGATCTGGTGATCGGCTCCCCGAGGTTATCCCTGAATTCAATCGCATCCATGACATCGCAACGATGATTGAGGCGCACGGTTACAAGCGCATCGATGGGAAGTGGTTGAGCCCGCACAGCAGCTCAGGCCTACCCGGTGTGACAATCACGGAGGGCAAGCTCTACTCGCATCACACCTCGGACCCGCTGGCGAACGGACACAAGAACGATGCGTTCGATGTGTTCTGCATCCTGATGCACGACGGCGACCAGAGGGCTGCGACTAGGGCGGCAGCTCGGATCCTGGGTATTGACGCGAAGTCCCGTCCGCCGGCACCGCCGCCATTGGGCGAACTTCCCCGTGCCCCATCGGTGGTCGAGCCGGCCGAGCTGCCTCCGGTCGTCGATCGAAATGCCGAGCATCTTCCCCGCACCCCATCGGACGTCGAGGCCATCAGCCCGGCCGACTCCTCGGCCACCGGGGGGGCGGGGGGAGATACCCTGGACATTGATGCTGCGATGCGCCGATTTGCCCTGGTCGAAGGTTCCACGAACGTATGGGACTTGGACAAGGGACGGTCGATGAAGCGGACAGGCTTCGAGGCCTTGGTCGGCAAGCCACTCTCGAAAGCGTGGATGGAGCGGACCGACAAGAAGCTCATCGCCTCCGAGCAGGTGCAAGAGCTTGAGCAGGCCCGGAAGATGTCCAGCAAGAAGGGTGGAGCGCTGAAGCTTGAACCGCTCGACCGCTACATCTACATCGATGGGACAAAAGAGGCCTGGGATCGCGAGAAGAAGCGTCGGTTGCCCGAGGGCAGCGTCAAGATGGCCTTGGGGGATGCCTATCAGCTCTGGCTGAACAGCCCGGAACGGCGGGTGGTGGACGTCGATCACATCGTGTTCGACCCGACGATGACCAAGGACCCGGCGATCTACATCAACACTTTTGAGGGCTTGCCGCTTGAGCCGGTCCGTGACGATGCTGCGTGCGAGAACCTGCGGTGGCTGATCTCATTCCTTTGCAACAATGACGCCGAAGCGTTGGATTGGCTGGTCAAGTGGCTGGCCTACCCGCTGCAGCACATGGGTGCAAAGATGGACACCGCGATTCTGTTCCACTCAACCATGGAGGGCTCGGGCAAAAGCCTACTGTTCGCGGACGTCATGGGCGAGCTGTACGGTCGTTACGGTGCCACGGTTGGCCAGGCACAGCTGGAGGGCAACTTCAACGCCTGGCAAAGCGGCAAGCTTTGGGCCGTGTTTGAAGAGGTTGTGAGCCGTGACCAGCGCTACAACCAAGTAGGCAAGATCAAGCACATGATCACCGGCAAGACGGTGCGCATGGAATCAAAGTTCATCAACGGCTGGGAAGAATCCAATCACATGAACTCGGCGTTCTTGAGCAACGAGATCATGCCGTGGCCGATCAGTGAAGACGACCGCCGGATGCTCGTGATGTGGCCAATGGAGACCCTGCCCGCCGAAAGGCAGAAGGCTATCGCCCGAGAACTAGCCAACGGTGGGGTGGCAGCCTTGTACGGGTGGCTGCTCGATGTCGACCTTGAGGACTTCAACCAACGCACTCGTCCGCCGAAAACCGAAGCCCGCCAGCGGCTGGTTGAGCTGAGTCGCACGGCCTGGCAGACCTTCTTCTACCTCTGGCGAAACGGTGAGCTGGGGCACGGCCTGTGGGGCTGCTGCCTGACTTCGGATGTGTACGCCATGTTCCTTGAGTGGTGCTCCCACAACAAAGAGAACTCCATGAGCCACACGAAGTTCTCGCTGATGTTCAGCGCGAAGGTGGAGAAGACGCGCCCTATCCCCTGGACGGATGGCAGTTCTCGCCGATTTGCGGCGTTCTTTGTGCCCTGCGAGGGCGATCCTTCCCTGCCCCCATCCATGAAGTCGGCCGAGCTGGGCAAGACCGTTGTCGAGTGGCGTGCCCGAGCAAAGCTGGCGGGCTGGAGCGTGGACGGTTGGGACCACATCAAGAGGCTTGCGGCATGA
- a CDS encoding phage holin family protein, whose translation MNSEQQTLAELPIWMVIVLSLVGGVSGEMWRADMAGARGWGLIRRLALRSGACVTCGLSTNMLLYALGVSVWAAAAVGCLAAMAGADVAINLYMRWAAKRLGVSEMPPPSHPGAG comes from the coding sequence ATGAACAGCGAGCAACAAACGTTAGCCGAACTGCCAATCTGGATGGTGATCGTGCTGTCCCTGGTCGGCGGTGTTTCGGGAGAGATGTGGCGGGCGGACATGGCGGGCGCTCGCGGTTGGGGGCTGATTCGCCGGTTGGCGTTGCGCTCTGGTGCCTGCGTGACCTGCGGTCTTTCGACCAACATGCTGCTGTACGCCCTCGGCGTATCGGTATGGGCGGCAGCAGCGGTTGGATGCTTGGCTGCGATGGCCGGCGCCGATGTCGCTATCAACCTCTACATGCGCTGGGCCGCCAAGCGGCTGGGCGTGAGCGAGATGCCACCGCCCAGTCACCCTGGTGCCGGTTAA
- a CDS encoding phage terminase large subunit family protein produces MPTGYADGAEVYREAYCRGLKPDPDLWVDEWSDEYMRIPRDTGAAEPGKYRTARTPYAREPMRCLSPAHPCKRVVTKVASQLMKTQIALNWIGALIHMAPSNILTLLPSLGLAKRVSSRIGKTIDATPELKARVAANRSRDARNTMDTKEFEGGTLFATTAGSAANLSELSARYIYGDEVDRWDVDVDQEGDPIKLAEARGSTFGRNAKFYFSSSPLIKGASRIDDLFMMGDQRHFYVPCPTCGHMQVLSWDRLLYSPDFSTVHYQCAGSDCDVLIEEHHKSEMLAKGEWRAHAKGDGETVSFQLNALYAPLGWHSWTMLAREFEEAKRAQDRGDLEPMQVFYNTRLAEVWDSAIEQTKAEVLQARALQEDYVLGTLPVGALALTASVDVQANRLELMVMAWGVGMERWVVDHQVIPGDPADERTWALLDDRLKIRYRHPCGVSLAILATGIDSGGHHTHEVYQFTRVRRWRNVFALKGASKPGRPVIAQRPSQVDVTWKGQTERNGAELWIVGTDTAKDWIYNRYSFEKGPGALHFAKDLPDEFFQQCVAERKIARYVKGYKRIEWVKSKAERNEALDLMVYNLAMANFLGLHRYGEQDWDKLRQALAQASLFDQGEQNPARPKAREPVADDQGEDDSPPPTAPTQVRRNEPPPQQPAPRAAPQPMHRRSSSSGYLKRR; encoded by the coding sequence ATGCCCACCGGATACGCAGACGGTGCCGAGGTGTACCGCGAAGCGTATTGCAGAGGGCTGAAGCCTGACCCCGATCTGTGGGTCGACGAGTGGTCGGACGAGTACATGCGGATCCCGCGTGATACCGGTGCCGCAGAGCCTGGCAAGTACCGCACCGCGCGTACACCGTACGCCCGAGAACCCATGCGCTGCCTGTCTCCAGCCCACCCGTGCAAGCGGGTGGTGACCAAGGTCGCATCGCAGCTGATGAAAACGCAGATTGCCCTGAACTGGATCGGGGCGCTGATACACATGGCGCCGTCAAACATCTTGACGCTACTGCCCAGCCTGGGACTAGCCAAGCGGGTGTCCTCGCGGATCGGTAAGACGATCGATGCAACGCCCGAGCTCAAGGCGCGTGTGGCGGCTAACCGCTCCAGAGATGCCCGCAACACCATGGACACCAAGGAGTTCGAGGGTGGCACGTTGTTCGCCACCACGGCCGGCTCGGCTGCCAACTTGTCCGAGCTGTCGGCGCGGTACATCTACGGCGATGAGGTTGATCGTTGGGATGTCGATGTCGACCAAGAGGGCGACCCCATCAAGCTGGCCGAAGCCAGGGGCAGTACCTTCGGCCGCAATGCCAAGTTCTATTTCTCCAGCTCACCGCTCATCAAGGGGGCGTCGCGGATCGACGACCTCTTCATGATGGGCGACCAGCGCCACTTCTACGTGCCGTGCCCGACCTGTGGGCACATGCAGGTGCTGAGCTGGGATCGCCTGCTGTACTCGCCTGACTTCAGCACCGTTCACTACCAGTGCGCTGGGTCGGATTGTGATGTGCTGATCGAGGAGCACCACAAGAGCGAGATGCTGGCGAAAGGCGAGTGGCGCGCGCATGCGAAAGGGGACGGCGAGACGGTGAGCTTCCAGCTTAACGCGCTGTATGCCCCGCTGGGCTGGCACTCGTGGACGATGTTGGCCCGCGAGTTCGAGGAAGCCAAGCGCGCCCAGGACCGCGGCGATCTGGAGCCCATGCAGGTGTTCTACAACACCCGCCTGGCTGAGGTCTGGGACAGTGCGATCGAGCAGACCAAGGCCGAAGTACTGCAGGCCCGCGCGCTGCAAGAAGACTACGTGCTCGGCACATTGCCAGTGGGAGCGCTTGCGTTGACGGCCTCCGTCGACGTTCAGGCCAACCGCCTGGAGCTGATGGTCATGGCCTGGGGCGTTGGCATGGAACGCTGGGTGGTCGATCACCAGGTGATCCCCGGTGACCCGGCCGACGAGCGCACCTGGGCGCTGCTCGATGACCGCCTCAAGATTCGCTACCGCCACCCTTGCGGGGTAAGCCTGGCGATCTTGGCCACTGGCATCGACTCCGGCGGCCACCACACCCATGAGGTCTACCAGTTCACCCGCGTACGCCGTTGGCGCAACGTGTTTGCGCTCAAGGGGGCGAGTAAGCCGGGCCGGCCTGTTATCGCCCAGCGCCCGTCGCAGGTGGACGTCACCTGGAAAGGCCAGACCGAGCGAAACGGTGCTGAGTTGTGGATCGTCGGTACCGACACGGCCAAGGACTGGATCTATAACCGCTACAGCTTCGAGAAGGGCCCTGGTGCGCTGCACTTCGCCAAGGACCTGCCGGACGAGTTCTTCCAGCAGTGCGTGGCCGAACGCAAGATCGCGCGCTACGTGAAGGGCTACAAGCGGATCGAGTGGGTCAAGAGCAAGGCCGAGCGCAACGAGGCGCTGGACCTCATGGTGTACAACCTGGCCATGGCCAACTTCCTTGGCCTGCACCGGTACGGCGAACAAGACTGGGACAAGCTGCGGCAGGCGCTCGCGCAGGCCAGCCTGTTCGACCAAGGCGAGCAGAATCCAGCCCGGCCCAAGGCCCGCGAGCCGGTGGCAGATGACCAGGGTGAAGATGATTCGCCGCCACCAACTGCACCGACGCAGGTCAGGCGCAACGAGCCTCCCCCACAACAGCCGGCCCCACGTGCCGCACCCCAACCCATGCACCGCCGCAGCTCCAGCAGCGGCTACCTGAAGAGACGCTGA
- a CDS encoding phage head-tail joining protein has translation MAYTKADLATVERAIARGEKIVRYSDRTVEYRTVDELIKARDLIQSELVKAAGPRSRVTRLYHGGKGL, from the coding sequence ATGGCTTACACAAAAGCAGACCTCGCCACCGTCGAGCGTGCGATCGCGCGTGGTGAAAAGATCGTTCGGTACTCGGATCGTACCGTCGAGTATCGAACGGTCGATGAGTTGATCAAGGCCCGCGACCTGATCCAGTCTGAACTGGTGAAGGCCGCCGGGCCACGCTCGCGCGTGACTCGCCTCTACCATGGGGGCAAGGGACTGTGA
- a CDS encoding phage portal protein, translating to MSLGRSGILVPERIKASYEGAAEGRRSSGWDAPDTGVNSLIMPALRNLRSRSRSAVRNDPYAANVIDKRVSNLIGTGITPHPQLADKEVRRTMQVLWEDWVDEADADQLTDFYGLQALVARTVEQSGECFIRLRPRRLEDGYAVPLQLQCLAPEFVPHDKFEMTRFGNVIRAGIEFNGMGRRVAYWCYRVHPSDKSSLNVGYNQLVRVPAEQMLHIFEPLEPGQLRGVPRLAPVLKRLRSLDNFDDAVLFRQEVANLFAGFVRKPAPDGRPQLDPLTGAPVDLDRDGFTPMVGLEPGTVQELGAGEEIEFSDPPDAGNNYRDFMRQQLMAAAAGTGLPYELMTGDMQGVNDRAIRVVLTEFRRRLEQLQFQVYVHQLCRPVRQAWLDMAVLAGALDLPDYSQRRREYQRTRWVPQGWAYIHPVQDVQSRQMEIAAGFTTRSETCLRNGTDAEVVDEENAADLARAQSLGIKYSTLSAVDDDPDEKEKA from the coding sequence ATGTCCCTCGGCCGTTCGGGCATCTTGGTGCCCGAGCGGATCAAGGCCAGCTACGAAGGCGCCGCCGAGGGACGGCGCTCATCGGGGTGGGATGCGCCGGACACCGGCGTGAACAGCCTGATCATGCCAGCCTTGCGCAACCTGCGTTCCCGCTCCCGCAGCGCGGTCCGCAATGACCCATACGCCGCCAACGTCATCGACAAGCGGGTCAGTAACCTGATCGGCACCGGCATCACACCGCATCCGCAGTTGGCGGACAAAGAGGTGCGCAGGACGATGCAGGTGCTGTGGGAGGATTGGGTCGATGAGGCTGACGCCGATCAGCTCACCGACTTCTACGGTCTCCAGGCCCTGGTGGCGCGCACCGTGGAGCAGTCAGGCGAATGCTTCATCCGTCTGCGCCCGCGCCGGCTGGAGGATGGCTATGCGGTGCCACTGCAACTGCAGTGCCTGGCGCCGGAGTTCGTCCCTCACGACAAGTTCGAGATGACCCGCTTTGGAAACGTCATCCGCGCCGGGATCGAATTCAACGGCATGGGCCGGCGGGTGGCGTACTGGTGCTACCGCGTCCACCCCAGCGACAAGTCCTCGCTGAATGTTGGCTACAACCAGTTGGTACGGGTTCCGGCCGAGCAGATGCTGCACATCTTCGAGCCGTTGGAGCCGGGGCAATTGCGCGGTGTGCCGCGCTTGGCGCCGGTCCTGAAGCGCTTGCGCAGCCTGGACAACTTCGACGATGCGGTGCTGTTCCGGCAGGAGGTGGCCAACCTGTTCGCAGGCTTCGTGCGCAAGCCTGCACCGGACGGTCGGCCACAGCTTGATCCCCTCACCGGTGCGCCAGTCGACCTCGACCGGGATGGTTTTACCCCCATGGTGGGGCTGGAACCCGGCACCGTGCAGGAGCTGGGGGCCGGCGAGGAGATCGAGTTCTCCGACCCGCCGGACGCGGGCAACAACTACCGCGACTTCATGCGGCAGCAACTGATGGCTGCTGCTGCCGGCACCGGCTTGCCTTACGAGTTGATGACCGGCGACATGCAGGGCGTGAACGACCGCGCGATCCGCGTGGTGCTGACTGAGTTCCGGCGCCGGCTGGAGCAGCTGCAGTTCCAAGTCTACGTCCACCAGTTGTGCCGCCCGGTGCGGCAAGCCTGGTTGGATATGGCCGTGCTGGCTGGGGCGCTCGACCTGCCGGATTACTCGCAGCGGCGCCGCGAATACCAGCGCACCCGCTGGGTGCCGCAAGGCTGGGCCTACATCCACCCCGTTCAAGACGTCCAGTCCCGGCAGATGGAGATCGCTGCCGGGTTCACCACGCGCAGCGAGACTTGCTTGCGCAACGGTACCGATGCCGAGGTGGTGGACGAAGAAAACGCCGCCGATCTCGCCCGGGCGCAGAGCCTGGGTATCAAGTACAGCACTTTGTCGGCGGTCGATGACGATCCCGACGAGAAGGAGAAAGCATGA
- a CDS encoding head maturation protease, ClpP-related, translated as MTPLKPLRIFNKAPTPQPENEQHWYRISAATEAEGATGAEPTPIEIYIYGEIGGWGITANQFIRDLKAIDDGVSPVQVAFNTNGGDLFEGVAIHNALSRLGERCTARIDALAASAGSVAVCGAHRVVMASNAILMIHNPYTWIEGDAEELRRVADVLDQAFEVIIAAYKAKSPDIDEAELRRLVNAESWLTAEEALALGLVDEIGGGVQVRACLGNGAAMARYQKTPQTLLDQLANKPPAADPAKPPAPTKPDVADSTALALMITQGCSKAGIGNLAETLIASTKLTDAATVQAALKQAKGVHDLCVAARLPELTKEYVAAGLDADAVRARLFEKIVSSGKGFEINNALPPADDDQEKVKAQLPNPSNIWAARRQAANKGARP; from the coding sequence ATGACCCCCCTGAAGCCCCTCCGTATTTTCAACAAGGCGCCAACGCCGCAGCCCGAAAACGAACAGCACTGGTACCGCATCAGCGCTGCGACCGAGGCAGAAGGTGCTACTGGCGCAGAGCCAACCCCGATCGAGATCTACATCTATGGCGAGATCGGTGGCTGGGGCATCACCGCCAACCAGTTCATTCGCGACCTGAAGGCGATCGATGACGGTGTCTCGCCGGTACAGGTGGCCTTCAACACCAACGGCGGCGACCTGTTCGAGGGTGTGGCCATCCATAACGCGCTGAGCCGCCTGGGCGAGCGCTGCACCGCTCGGATCGATGCCTTGGCGGCGAGCGCGGGTAGCGTTGCGGTATGCGGCGCTCACCGGGTGGTGATGGCGTCGAACGCGATCCTGATGATTCACAACCCTTACACATGGATTGAAGGTGACGCCGAAGAGCTACGCCGGGTGGCCGATGTGCTCGACCAGGCTTTCGAGGTGATCATCGCGGCTTACAAGGCCAAGTCGCCTGACATCGATGAAGCCGAACTGCGCCGCCTGGTCAACGCCGAGAGCTGGCTCACCGCCGAGGAGGCGCTCGCGCTCGGGCTGGTTGATGAGATTGGCGGTGGCGTGCAGGTGCGGGCATGCCTGGGGAATGGCGCGGCCATGGCCCGGTACCAGAAAACCCCTCAGACGTTGCTCGATCAGTTGGCCAATAAGCCGCCGGCAGCCGACCCGGCAAAGCCGCCTGCGCCGACCAAGCCTGACGTCGCCGACTCCACGGCACTGGCGCTGATGATCACTCAGGGCTGTTCCAAGGCGGGTATCGGCAATCTGGCTGAGACGCTGATCGCATCGACCAAGCTGACAGACGCGGCCACGGTGCAGGCAGCGCTTAAGCAGGCTAAAGGCGTACACGATCTGTGTGTCGCGGCGCGGTTGCCTGAGTTGACCAAAGAGTACGTCGCTGCCGGCCTGGATGCTGACGCGGTGCGGGCGCGGCTGTTCGAGAAGATTGTCAGCTCCGGTAAGGGCTTCGAGATCAACAACGCCCTGCCGCCGGCTGACGACGATCAAGAGAAGGTCAAGGCGCAACTCCCCAATCCATCCAACATCTGGGCTGCCCGCCGGCAGGCCGCTAATAAAGGAGCACGACCATGA
- a CDS encoding head decoration protein gives MSTIHQEPIHAGEFLLSEGAGKISREAINIVAGPALVAGQLLGLVTASGEFAPYNPEAEDGSENAVCILFAPLGESDVSRRGRAVVRLAEVTEALLTGLDGDAEKSLAAHFIILR, from the coding sequence ATGAGCACCATCCACCAGGAACCGATCCACGCCGGTGAATTTCTGCTTTCTGAAGGTGCCGGGAAAATCTCCCGCGAAGCCATCAATATCGTCGCTGGCCCAGCGCTGGTTGCTGGCCAGTTGCTCGGTCTGGTAACCGCAAGTGGTGAGTTCGCTCCCTACAACCCCGAAGCTGAAGACGGCAGCGAGAACGCCGTCTGCATCCTCTTCGCTCCGCTCGGCGAATCGGACGTCTCGCGACGTGGGCGCGCTGTGGTGCGACTGGCCGAGGTCACCGAGGCGCTGTTGACGGGCCTCGACGGCGATGCGGAAAAGTCCTTGGCGGCGCACTTCATCATCCTGCGTTGA
- a CDS encoding major capsid protein, with protein MAEIAIFQDDAFGVAALTAAINEQEYVPGRLAALGLFREEGVPTLTVQIEKDGDTLALVPAGERGTSGLVVAGSKRKLIPFNTIHLPQRFSIKADEIQGIRAFGSTTELQAVQAVVNKRLGKARSQLDATHEYHRMGAVNGQVLDADGSTVLLDIYKTFGVSRQTLSMALNDPNANIQAQCVDALDMQEDALGNVTTTGARAFCGKTFWKKLISHPSVVETYKGSQQAAALRGDGREGFEFGGISWERYRGKVGGKAYVSDDEARLVPEGVSDLFLSIYAPADYIETVNTEGLPYYSKIEEMPFGKGIDGEAQSNPLHICTRPRAVLRLTI; from the coding sequence ATGGCTGAGATTGCCATTTTTCAAGATGATGCTTTCGGCGTTGCAGCCCTGACTGCGGCCATCAACGAGCAAGAGTACGTGCCGGGCCGCCTGGCTGCTCTCGGGCTGTTCCGCGAAGAAGGCGTCCCGACCCTGACCGTTCAGATCGAAAAGGACGGCGATACCCTCGCCCTGGTGCCTGCTGGAGAGCGGGGTACCTCCGGTTTGGTGGTCGCTGGCAGCAAGCGCAAGCTCATCCCCTTCAACACCATTCACCTGCCGCAACGTTTCTCGATCAAGGCTGACGAGATCCAAGGTATTCGTGCCTTCGGTTCCACCACCGAACTGCAGGCTGTTCAGGCAGTCGTGAACAAACGCCTGGGCAAGGCCCGGAGCCAACTGGACGCTACTCACGAGTATCACCGCATGGGAGCGGTCAATGGCCAGGTACTCGACGCTGACGGCTCTACGGTGTTGCTGGACATCTACAAAACCTTCGGTGTGTCCCGACAGACGCTGTCGATGGCCCTCAACGACCCCAACGCCAACATCCAGGCTCAGTGCGTCGATGCGCTGGATATGCAGGAAGACGCGCTCGGCAATGTCACCACCACCGGCGCGCGTGCATTTTGTGGCAAGACGTTCTGGAAGAAACTGATCTCTCACCCGTCGGTGGTTGAGACCTACAAGGGCAGCCAACAAGCTGCAGCCCTGCGGGGCGATGGGCGAGAGGGTTTCGAATTCGGCGGCATCAGCTGGGAGCGCTATCGCGGCAAGGTCGGCGGTAAGGCGTATGTGTCCGATGACGAGGCTCGCCTGGTCCCAGAGGGTGTCTCGGATCTGTTCCTGTCGATCTACGCGCCGGCGGACTACATCGAGACCGTCAACACCGAGGGCCTGCCGTACTACAGCAAAATCGAGGAAATGCCTTTTGGGAAGGGTATTGACGGCGAAGCGCAGTCCAACCCGCTGCACATCTGCACCCGTCCTCGTGCAGTCCTCCGCTTGACGATCTGA
- a CDS encoding phage baseplate assembly protein V — protein MSYASAEHDRMLAGVIIKGYVVAIDLDAGKLRMSDGTGWSSAWVRWHSLAAGKARHWRAPSLGEQGALVSPSGDPAQGTFIPGLYGNAGERPDNRDHVEVWRFDDGGSLVYDWAANSYTIKLPTGTVNIEVGSSKAVVTDDAITAKSTAISAEAESITAKAAMITLQGSVQIDGPLRVTGDIFGLGKIIDTGGNTANHKH, from the coding sequence GTGAGTTACGCGAGCGCCGAGCACGACCGCATGTTGGCCGGCGTGATAATCAAGGGCTATGTCGTGGCGATCGACCTGGACGCTGGCAAGCTGCGCATGTCGGACGGTACCGGCTGGAGCAGTGCCTGGGTGCGTTGGCATTCGTTGGCTGCTGGCAAGGCGCGACACTGGCGAGCACCGAGCCTGGGAGAGCAGGGCGCGTTGGTCAGCCCTAGCGGCGACCCTGCTCAGGGTACTTTCATTCCGGGCCTGTACGGCAACGCCGGCGAGCGTCCGGACAACCGCGACCATGTCGAGGTGTGGCGTTTCGATGATGGTGGGTCCCTGGTCTACGACTGGGCGGCCAATAGCTACACCATCAAGCTCCCCACCGGCACGGTTAACATCGAGGTCGGCAGCAGCAAGGCGGTGGTCACCGACGACGCGATCACCGCCAAGTCGACCGCAATCAGCGCCGAGGCCGAGAGCATCACGGCTAAGGCGGCCATGATCACCCTGCAGGGCTCCGTGCAGATCGACGGGCCGTTACGCGTAACGGGCGACATTTTCGGCCTCGGGAAAATCATCGACACCGGCGGCAACACCGCCAATCACAAACACTGA
- a CDS encoding GPW/gp25 family protein, with product MIGVDRRTGQPLSGLDHLKQSIEDILTTPLGSRRMRPEYGSNLRRFVDLPVNEGWKSAVQAEVARALGRWEPRVQLERVKVVSVLDGQIGLELTGQYLGNSAVVEVSA from the coding sequence ATGATTGGCGTGGACCGGCGAACCGGCCAGCCGCTTTCGGGCCTCGATCATCTGAAACAGTCGATTGAGGACATTCTGACCACCCCCTTGGGTAGCCGACGCATGCGGCCGGAGTACGGCAGCAACCTGCGCCGCTTTGTCGACCTGCCGGTTAATGAGGGCTGGAAAAGCGCCGTGCAGGCCGAGGTGGCCCGCGCCTTGGGCCGCTGGGAGCCGCGCGTGCAGCTGGAGCGCGTCAAGGTGGTTTCCGTGCTTGATGGCCAGATTGGTCTGGAGCTGACAGGCCAGTACCTGGGCAACTCGGCCGTCGTGGAGGTGAGTGCATGA